The window AATCTTACCAAAGTTTGTTACTTGCTGATTTTTTCTAGCAAGATAACCATCTAATCAATCACTAAAACAAGCAATAATAAAAAGGAACCCTGCAATAATTCAAAGAATATTAATTTTAACATTACTATCAATACTAATACTACCACTAACAAAATTATAGTTATCAAATGGTCCACCTAACAACATTAAAATTAAAATTATTGGTACTAAAATAATTCGTACTAATGTTATTTTATTTGGTAAATTCATTAGCAACCCTCCTATATAAATAATTATAACCTAAAAATAAAAAACGAGATTAAAAATCTCGTAAGCCACATTCTGTTCTTAAAGACATCAATGCTTTAAGTGCTAATCATTTATCTATATTAATTAACCTTTAAAGTTAACAAATATCCATTAATTACTTATCATTCGCAATTAATAGTTCCCCTACCATAATTTGGGTTTCTCACTTATGGGGTTTACCGCGTTCCACTCTAATAATTTCTCATTAGCATCGTCACTATGGCACTTTTATAAACTACTAAACCATATTAAATAATTAACTTAGGTTATTAATTAGCCATCTAAGAAACAGCAGATGCTGTTTCTTATCCTTGGATTATTTTTTTTCCAAGCATAAACATTACTAGCATCACAGCTAGTGTGAGTGTGGACTTTCCTCTATTCAAAAATAAATTTCTAACAGCGATTAGCACGGATTTTTAATCTCATATTCATTTTACTACTTATTAACTTTACTTTCAAGTTTACTTAACCGATTTATGATATCAACATTTCGTAAACCTTTTTCTTCTAACTTATCTCGTTGTTGCATAACAATTTCATAATTACTTTTTAACTTTTCATGTTCTTCAATTATTTCTTTAAGTTTTTCTTTTAAACGCAAAATTTCATCAACATGAGTTTCCATAATTTTATTAAAAGCATCATAATCTTTTTGAACAATATCTAAAAATCGATCAACTTCTTGGGCATCATAACCTTTAAAATTAATTTGAAATTCTTTTTCTAAAATATCCTCTTTTGTCAATTTAAAACTATTATCATTTTTCATAAAATTATTCCTCCTTTTTTACGGCATCAATCATATCAGTAATTAATCAATTAAATTGTGATAAACCTTTTTTATTACTAGAATTTAAAATCAATTGTTGTAATTTAATAAAATTAGTTTTTTTATTATTACTTTTTAATGATTGCACCTTATTAATTAAATTTTCATCACTCAAATGTTGTTCAATAAATAATTTTTGTTCAAAAGATAACGGTGTTACTAAAACACTATTAATATCAACAAACTTATCTTCAATAATTCCATTATCATCTTGCAACATCTGAAAAATCCTATTAAATAAAGGTGTTAATGACATTGTTAACTTATCATTAAAATTACTAATTTGCAAATAATCTTTTTCTAATAATTGCACTAATAATTTATCAATTTTGTTAACATCAAAATTAGAAAAATTTTCTAATTCCCGCGGAGTTACAAATTGATATTCTTCCGATAATAAATGCATTAGTAATAATAGAATAATTAATTCATCTTCAGTAATTAAAAGAACCTTATAAAACTGTAATAAAAGTCTTCACTTATGAAAAATATTTAACGAATTTATGTTCATTATCTTTATTCAATTGGAAAATGTTTTAAAAAGTTGTTAATTACAATTTGAGGGCTTTCATATAAATAAAGAATTTTATATAATAATGCAAATAAAGGGAGATTTAACTTTAATTTTGGCATTTGCTCATTAACTAACCGACAAGTGCCTAACCCTTCAACAGTTTTTTGTAATTGCTTAATAACAGTTTCTGGATCATTAGTTTTTCCAACTTCATAACCAAATTGATAATTACGAGATTTCGGTGACATTGCTGTTAAAATTAAATCCCCAATTCCGGCTGGCGTTAAAAATGTTTCTGATTTTCCCCCCATTTTATTACTAAATTTAATTGCTTCATTTAAACCAATAGTAATAAAAGATGCGACAGTATTATCACTAGCATTTTGCCCTTTTAACATTCCCGAAATAATCGCAACAACATTTTTTAATGCACTAGCACACTCAACACCAATAAAATCATTAGTAATCGTCACCGAAAAATTTTCACTATTAAAATATTGTTGAACTTTTTTTGCATATAATAAATTCTCACTAACCGCCGTTACTTGTGTAGGAAATCTTTGAATAATTTCAATCGCAATACTAGGTCCATATAATCCTGATAAATCTTCAATAATATCAGGATTTAAATTTTTACGAATTGTTAATGATAACCTTTCACCACTATTAGGGTCAAAACCTTTAGCAATATTAATAAAATGCACTGGATAAGTTACTAACTCATTAATTTGCTGACAAACACTAGGTAAAACCAGCGAAGGAACCGCAAAAACAATAATTTTAGCATCACATACAGCTTGTTTTAAATCATTAGTAGCCACAATATTTTCTTTTAAACGAATTCCTTGAAAATATTTACTATTTTGATGATTATTGTTAATATCATTAACTTCACTTTTTTCAATGCCATACATTAATACTTCATTTTTATTATCTGCTAAAACTTGTGCCAAAGCACTAGCAAATGCACCAGTTCCTAAAATAATAATTTTTTGCATTCTTTTACCTTCCTTAAATATTTATTTTCTTTGACGAAAAATCAATCGTAAAGGAATTCCTTGAAAGTCAAAATATTCTCGTAACTGATTTTCCAAAAATCTTGCATATGAAAAATGTAAATGCTTCGGGTTATTAACAAATAAAACAAAAGTAATCGGTTGCTTACTTACTTGCGTAGCATAATATATCTTTAATCTTTCACCATGAAAAATAGGCGGTTGATGTAATAATTGAGCCTTACTAAGAATTTCATTAACAACACTAGTTTGAATTCGTAAATTTTGTTTTTCTTGAATCTTATTAATATTTTGAAAAATCTTTCCGAGATGGACATTTTTTAATGCCGAAACAAAAATTACAAAAGCATAATGAAGATATTTAAAATGAACTTGAATTTCTTTACGAAAATCATCTAAGGTTTTTTTTGTTTTTTCCATTTCATCATATTTGTTAACAACAATAATTACTGGTTTATAACCCTCTTTCGCAATGGCACCAATTTTAGCATCTTGTTCTTTAATACCTTCATTACCATCTAATACTAATAAAACAATATCACTTCGTTCTACAGCTTTTAAAGCCCGCAAAACACTATATTTTTCTAAATTTGTTTGAACTTTTCCTCGTTTTCTAATTCCCGCTGTATCAATAACAACAAATTTTTGCCCATTTCTAACAAATGAACTATCAACCGCATCAGTTGTCGTGCCCGGAAGATTAGAAACAACAACCCGCGATTCATTTAATAATGCGTTTGTTAAACTAGACTTACCAACATTCGGTCGACCAATAATAGCCATTTTAGTTTCATTTTCAAGATCTGGTTTTATTTCTAAATTTAATTGATTTAAACTAAAAATAATTTTATCTAACAAATCACCAATCCCAATCCCATGCGTTGACGAAACAGCAATTGGTTCACCAAATCCTAATTGAATAAACTCATATAGTTCATTATTAACTTGTTGATTATCATATTTATTAACAACCAAAATAACTGGTTTATTAATTCCATAAAGCATTTTAGCAATTTGTTTTTCTTCATCTTGCAAGCGTTCTTGATAGTTAGTAGTAAAAATAATAACATCCGCTTGTTCAATCGCAATTTGTGCTTGTAACAAAATTTGTCCTTGTAATTCATCATTACCAAAACCATGACCACCTGTATCTACTAATCAAAATTCACGATTAAGTCATTGTGCCTTTTGATAAATCCGATCTCGCGTAACTCCTGGTGTATCATCAACAATTGATAAACGATTTTTAATCAAGCGATTAAATAATGTTGACTTACCAACATTAGGTCGCCCAATAATAGCGACAATTGCAGAATTTTTCATTTTATTTTTTCCTAACTATGCATTTGCAAAAGGCATTGATTTCCTTTTAATTTCATAAGCCATTGTTGCAATTAAATCAACAATTTGATCTAATGATAAATTACTATTATCAATTTCAATCGCATCATTAGCTTTTTTTAAGGGGCCAACTTTACGATCGGAATCTTGACGATCACGATCTTGTAAATTATTTTGAACACTAGACAACTCTAAAACTATTCCTTGTTGTCGTGCTTGTTCCACTCTTCTTTGTACTCGTTTACTAACTGTTGCTGTTAAAAATACTTTTAATTGCGCATTAGGTAAAACAACCGTCCCAATATCTCTCCCTGCAAGAATATAACCAAAGCCTTGAACAATTGCTCTTTGACTTTTAACCATAAATGTTCTTACTGCTTTGATAGCACTAATAGGACTAACATACTCAACAACCTTTTTACTACTTAAATCATAAGAATTTTGTTTAACCCCATTCACATAAATATTGCCATTAGCATCATAACTAAATCTAATATTAGCCAACACCTTAATAACTGCTCGATTATCATCAATATCAATTTTATTTACTAAACAATAAAGCGTTAAAGCCCGATACATTAAGCCAGTATCAATAAAAATATAATGTAACCGTTTAGCGACTAATTTAGCAGTTGTTGACTTACCACTTCCAGCTGGTCCATCAATAGCAATATTTATCTGTTTCATTTTTTATTCCACCTCTAATAAATTATACATCTAATATAACGATATTATTGAATTAATAAAAGTAAAAGAACAATTAATAATGCGATAATCAAGATAATACTACCAATTATTAACAATACCAATCATTTAAAACTAATTTTTTGTTTTTTAAACCTTGTTACTAACTGATTAAATTGCTCATCAGTAATTACTGCTGAATTTGATAATAATTCTCCTAACGGTTTTTTACTAGGCATTAACGCCTCAGGATGCTTTTTTAAATCTTCTTGATAGATTTTAATTACTTGCTGGGCTAATTCCGTTTCTGAAGAAATTTTAGTTTGTAAATTTTTAGCAGAATTTTCTAATGCTAAAATTATTTCTTGATATTTACTTTCACTACTACCATTTAAATGCTGGCCAAATTTATGATGATAATTATAGTCTTGTAAAATCTGTTGTAAATTAACATTATCATTTAAATCACAATCATACTTACTACGAATATCGGTTAAATACTGATTAATTTCATATCTAACTTCAAAATTAATAAAATCTTTTGAATGGTCTTGATGTAATTGAGGACTTAATAATTCCCATTCTTGATTAATATTATCAAGAAATTCTTGAAAATATTCCTTATCAATATGACTAAAACGCGTAATATAATCTTGCAATAACTCTTCTTCTTGCAATAATGCTTGATCTAACTCAATCTCACGATTAATTTGCTCTCGTAAGAGCGAAAATCGTTCCATCCTTGTTTGTTCAATTTTCACTACTACCGCCTCATTTCTCTAATATAATTATAATAAAATATAATGACTTGCGTTAGCATTTTTTTCAATTAATGGTCAAGTTGCTGTTACGATTAAACTATAAACTAAAGCTTCCAAACAAAATTTTATTAAATTAAATGGTAAAAAAACTACAAATAATTGATTTCGTAAAGATGCCACCCCATATAATTCCAAAATAAAAGCTCAATTTAAAAAAGTCATTCAAAATGAATTAATGATGGCTGCTAAAAAAATACTAATAATTCAAACAATAATTGTTAAAAATTTACCAGAACTATTTTTTGTTCATCCACAAAATTGAATAATAAAAAATAATGGTATTTGGACAACTAAAAATATTGAATAGAATCCTCCTGTTGCTAACATTAACGCTAAATAAGCAATTGGACCACTAACACTAGTAATTAGCATTAACATTCAAGGAATTAAAAATACTAAAAAATAAGTATAAATAATTCCTAAAAACGGAAAAGCAATAATAATAAAAACATCAATAAATTCTAATTTTAAGTAAGGCAAAAATAAAGGCGGAATAAATTTACTAATATAACCCACTAATAAACAAATAGCTAAAAAATTAGCAATTAAAACTAGCTTTTTAATTGTTAATTGACTATCATTTTTAAATGTTACTCATAACAATCTTGTTGTCTTTCTCATTAATTTATTACTCCTTAATTAATTACCGTTATTTCAACATATTTATTGTATAATATTTTTACAAATAAAGAAAAGGAGAAAATTTATTAATGGAAAATAATATCGTTCCTGTAATTATTGAAATTACTACTGGTAGTAGTAACAAATATGAATATAATTTTGAAACTAAAAGAATTATTTTAGATCGTGTTTTATATGGTGCTAATGTTTATCCTGCCGAATATGGTTGTATTGAAAATACTTTAGACTGAGATGGTGATCCACTTGATGTTATGGCTTTAGCCACATATCCAACAATTGCTGGATGTCAAGCCAATGTTAGAATTCTTGGAGCCTTAGAAATGATTGATGGTGGTGAAATTGATACTAAACTATTTGGTGTTTTAGCTGATGACCCTCATTTTAATCATCTTAAATCTTTAAAAGATGTTCCTGAACATACTTTAGCAAAAATTAAAAATTTCTTTATCCAATATAAACAGTTACAAAAAAAAGCAGTTATTGTTAAAGAATGAAAAGATGAACAATGAGCTTTAAAAGAGTTAGCTCATTGTCGTGAACTATACACTAAATATAACGAACTTCTAATTAATGAAGGAAAAGAAAAATTACTAGAAAAATTTAAAGAAATACAAAAATAATCCTTACGGATTATTTTTTTTTCGCCATTATTTCTAATTGCTTAACTTCATCATTTGTTAATAACCGATAATGACCTTCACTAATACCACTAAGGGTTAATATTCCCACAGCAACCCGTTTTAATGTTAAAACTTTACCATTTATTGCTTTAATCATTTTCCGAATTTGTTGATTGTGACCATCTTGAATTGTTATTGCTAACATATAAGATTGTTGATTACTATTTACCTTTAATAATTTAACTTGTACTGCTTTAGCTAAAAAATCATCATCAATTAAAACACCATTTAATAAATTATTAATCATTGTGGAAGTAATTTTACCCTTAACCGTTACTTCATAAACTTTATTAATGCCGTGAGTTGGG is drawn from Spiroplasma endosymbiont of Clivina fossor and contains these coding sequences:
- a CDS encoding DivIVA domain-containing protein, with the translated sequence MKNDNSFKLTKEDILEKEFQINFKGYDAQEVDRFLDIVQKDYDAFNKIMETHVDEILRLKEKLKEIIEEHEKLKSNYEIVMQQRDKLEEKGLRNVDIINRLSKLESKVNK
- a CDS encoding NAD(P)H-dependent glycerol-3-phosphate dehydrogenase, whose product is MQKIIILGTGAFASALAQVLADNKNEVLMYGIEKSEVNDINNNHQNSKYFQGIRLKENIVATNDLKQAVCDAKIIVFAVPSLVLPSVCQQINELVTYPVHFINIAKGFDPNSGERLSLTIRKNLNPDIIEDLSGLYGPSIAIEIIQRFPTQVTAVSENLLYAKKVQQYFNSENFSVTITNDFIGVECASALKNVVAIISGMLKGQNASDNTVASFITIGLNEAIKFSNKMGGKSETFLTPAGIGDLILTAMSPKSRNYQFGYEVGKTNDPETVIKQLQKTVEGLGTCRLVNEQMPKLKLNLPLFALLYKILYLYESPQIVINNFLKHFPIE
- the der gene encoding ribosome biogenesis GTPase Der; the encoded protein is MKNSAIVAIIGRPNVGKSTLFNRLIKNRLSIVDDTPGVTRDRIYQKAQWLNREFWLVDTGGHGFGNDELQGQILLQAQIAIEQADVIIFTTNYQERLQDEEKQIAKMLYGINKPVILVVNKYDNQQVNNELYEFIQLGFGEPIAVSSTHGIGIGDLLDKIIFSLNQLNLEIKPDLENETKMAIIGRPNVGKSSLTNALLNESRVVVSNLPGTTTDAVDSSFVRNGQKFVVIDTAGIRKRGKVQTNLEKYSVLRALKAVERSDIVLLVLDGNEGIKEQDAKIGAIAKEGYKPVIIVVNKYDEMEKTKKTLDDFRKEIQVHFKYLHYAFVIFVSALKNVHLGKIFQNINKIQEKQNLRIQTSVVNEILSKAQLLHQPPIFHGERLKIYYATQVSKQPITFVLFVNNPKHLHFSYARFLENQLREYFDFQGIPLRLIFRQRK
- the cmk gene encoding (d)CMP kinase, with the translated sequence MKQINIAIDGPAGSGKSTTAKLVAKRLHYIFIDTGLMYRALTLYCLVNKIDIDDNRAVIKVLANIRFSYDANGNIYVNGVKQNSYDLSSKKVVEYVSPISAIKAVRTFMVKSQRAIVQGFGYILAGRDIGTVVLPNAQLKVFLTATVSKRVQRRVEQARQQGIVLELSSVQNNLQDRDRQDSDRKVGPLKKANDAIEIDNSNLSLDQIVDLIATMAYEIKRKSMPFANA
- a CDS encoding inorganic diphosphatase, with the protein product MENNIVPVIIEITTGSSNKYEYNFETKRIILDRVLYGANVYPAEYGCIENTLDWDGDPLDVMALATYPTIAGCQANVRILGALEMIDGGEIDTKLFGVLADDPHFNHLKSLKDVPEHTLAKIKNFFIQYKQLQKKAVIVKEWKDEQWALKELAHCRELYTKYNELLINEGKEKLLEKFKEIQK